The Lonchura striata isolate bLonStr1 chromosome 5, bLonStr1.mat, whole genome shotgun sequence genome window below encodes:
- the OSBPL8 gene encoding oxysterol-binding protein-related protein 8 isoform X5, which translates to MKEAGPVRRRFSSCAGISSVFSPRADGRKLVRNASFGGYNELSPALPGFDKGKDDASQKDDAAYSMSKSKSESKLFNGSEKDISQSSSKLTKKESLKVQKKNYREEKKRATKELLSTITDPSVIVMADWLKIRGTLKSWTKLWCVLKPGVLLLYKTPKNDQWVGTVLLNVCELIERPSKKDGFCFKLFHPLEQTIWATKGPKGEAVGAITLPLPSSYLIIRAASESDGRCWMDALELALKCSSLLKRTMIREGKEHDLNSSADSTHVSFYGLLRANNLHSGENLPLNDSEIERHHFKDQDTYSDKSDKENDHDHEESDNDGLGKSEESDSDTSERQDDSYVDPEPIDIKETTYLEQSHEELGEAGEAAQTEEVSEENKSLIWTLLKQVRPGMDLSKVVLPTFILEPRSFLDKLSDYYYHADFLSEAALEENAYNRMKKVVKWYLSGFYKKPKGLKKPYNPILGEFFRCMWIHPRTNSKTFYIAEQVSHHPPISAFYVSNRKDGFCLSGSILAKSKFYGNSLSAILDGEGRLTFLNRGEDYVMTMPYAHCKGILYGTMTLELGGIVNITCEKTGYSATIEFKLKPFLGNNDSVNQISGRIKLGKEVLAFLEGHWDSEVIISDKKTGVSETFWNPTSDIKQRRLHRYTVKLEEQDDFESEKLWQQVTKAIINKDQTEATQEKYILEEAQRKSAKERKLKDEEWTCKLFDQDSVTGEWHYKYADTRPWDPLNDMIQFEKDGTIQTKVRHRTPMVTVPKIKRKPSSLKKGECGFSSPEPDNQDSSGSEAQLMKHNTRIRKKGADLGELQSAVESIKKTQEDIKREIMALRNRVTSNSSPWDYHSLQFKHYVFIVLMVLLQLIINVLFK; encoded by the exons ATGAAGGAAGCAGGTCCAGTGCGACGTAGGTTTTCTTCATGTGCTGGGATTTCATCTGTGTTTTCTCCAAGAGCTGATGGCCGAAAGCTCGTCCGGAATGCTTCATTTGGCGGATATAACGAGCTCTCTCCTGCTTTACCAG GTTTTGACAAAGGGAAGGACGACGCATCACAAAAAGACGATGCCGCATATTCTATGTCAAAAAGCAAG TCTGAATCCAAGCTTTTCAATGGCTCTGAGAAGGACATCTCTCAGTCTTCAAGCAAACTTACAAAAAAGGAATCTCTTAAG gttcaaaagaaaaactacagagaagaaaagaagagagCCACGAAAGAACTACTTAGCACAATCACAGACCCCTCAGTTATTGTTATGGCTGACTGGTTGAAG ATTCGTGGTACCTTGAAAAGTTGGACCAAACTGTGGTGTGTACTGAAACCTGGAGTGTTGCTTCTTTACAAAACTCCCAAAAATGACCAGTGGGTAGGAACAGTGCTGCTGAATGTTTGCGAACTCATCGAGAGGCCTTCTAAAAAAGATGGCTTTTGTTTCAAACTTTTTCATCCTTTGGAGCAGACCATATGGGCTACAAAG GGTCCTAAAGGTGAAGCAGTTGGTGCTATAACTCTGCCATTGCCCAGCAGTTACTTGATAATCCGAGCTGCTTCAGAATCGGATG GCAGGTGTTGGATGGATGCTTTGGAGCTGGCACTGAAATGTTCAAGTCTGCTTAAACGTACAATGATTAGGGAAGGCAAAGAACATGATTTGAACTCCTCAGCTGACAGTACTCATGTCTCTTTCTATGGTCTGCTCCGTGCTAACAACTTGCACAGTGGAGAAAACTTACC GTTAAATGACAGTGAAATTGAAAGGCATCACTTCAAAGATCAAGATACATACTCTGATAAGTCTGATAAGGAGAATGACCATGACCACGAGGAATCTGATAACGATGGACTGGGGAAAAGTGAGGAAAGCGACAGTGACACATCGGAGCGACAGGATGATTCTTATGTCGATCCAGAACCAATTGATATCAAGGAAACTACTTACTTAGAACAGAGTCATGAAGAACTTGGGGAG GCAGGTGAGGCTGCTCAGACAGAAGAAGtgtcagaagaaaataaaagcttgaTCTGGACACTACTGAAGCAAGTCCGGCCAGGAATGGACTTGTCCAAGGTTGTACTGCCTACATTTATTTTAGAACCTCGCTCTTTCCTGGACAAGCTCTCTGATTACTACTATCATGCAGACTTTCTGTCTGA agctgctcttgAAGAGAATGCTTATAACCGCATGAAAAAAGTAGTGAAATGGTATTTGTCAGGATTCTACAAAAAGCCAAAG GGACTAAAAAAGCCGTACAATCCTATACTTGGAGAGTTTTTCCGCTGCATGTGGATTCATCCAAGGACAAACAGCAAGACTTTCTATATTGCAGAACAG gTGTCACATCATCCTCCAATATCTGCCTTCTATGTTAGCAACCGCAAGGACGGTTTTTGCCTTAGTGGTAGCATTCTGGCCAAATCAAAATTCTATG GGAATTCATTATCTGCCATACTTGATGGAGAAGGACGGCTCACGTTTCTAAACAGGGGAGAAGACTATGTAATGACAATGCCATATGCCCATTGTAAAG gAATTCTTTATGGAACAATGACCTTAGAGCTTGGAGGAATAGTCAACATCACCTGTGAGAAAACTGGCTATAGTGCAACAATTGAATTCAAACTCAAG ccTTTTTTGGGTAACAATGACAGTGTTAACCAAATATCAGGGAGGATTAAGCTTGGCAAAGAAGTTTTGGCTTTTTTAGAGGGTCACTGG GACAGTGAAGTTATTATTAGTGACAAGAAGACAGGTGTTTCAGAGACATTCTGGAACCCAACATCTGATATAAAGCAGCGTAGATTACACAGATACACTGTGAAGCTTGAAGAGCAAGATGACTTTGAGTCAGAGAA GCTATGGCAACAAGTGACAAAAGCAATAATTAATAAAGACCAAACAGAAGCTACTCAGGAGAAATATATTCTGGAagaagctcagagaaagagtgCCAAAGAGAGGAAACTTAAGGATGAAGAATGGACATGCAAGCTGTTCGATCAGGATTCAGTCACAGGAGAATGGCACTATAAATATGCTGA TACCAGACCATGGGACCCTTTGAATGATATGATCCAGTTTGAAAAAGATGGCACAATCCAGACAAAAGTTCGACATCGGACACCAATG GTTACTGTACCAAAAATCAAACGAAAGCCATCCAGTCTGAAGAAAGGAGAGTGTGGTTTCTCATCCCCAGAGCCTGATAACCAGGATTCCTCTGGGAGTGAAG CACAACTTATGAAGCATAATAcaagaataaggaaaaaaggggcaGACCTTGGTGAACTACAGAGTGCTGTTGAGTCTATAAAGAAAACGCAGGAAGACATTAAGAG GGAGATCATGGCACTACGAAATAGAGTCACTTCCAATTCATCACCCTGGGACTACCATTCCTTGCAGTTTAAGCACTATGTCTTCATTGTACTCATGGTTCTGCTACAGCTTATCATTAATGTCTTGTTCAAATAA
- the OSBPL8 gene encoding oxysterol-binding protein-related protein 8 isoform X4, with the protein MNQHQGKEAYFTPTKELLQPCLSPGTAHSHGFDKGKDDASQKDDAAYSMSKSKSESKLFNGSEKDISQSSSKLTKKESLKVQKKNYREEKKRATKELLSTITDPSVIVMADWLKIRGTLKSWTKLWCVLKPGVLLLYKTPKNDQWVGTVLLNVCELIERPSKKDGFCFKLFHPLEQTIWATKGPKGEAVGAITLPLPSSYLIIRAASESDGRCWMDALELALKCSSLLKRTMIREGKEHDLNSSADSTHVSFYGLLRANNLHSGENLPLNDSEIERHHFKDQDTYSDKSDKENDHDHEESDNDGLGKSEESDSDTSERQDDSYVDPEPIDIKETTYLEQSHEELGEAGEAAQTEEVSEENKSLIWTLLKQVRPGMDLSKVVLPTFILEPRSFLDKLSDYYYHADFLSEAALEENAYNRMKKVVKWYLSGFYKKPKGLKKPYNPILGEFFRCMWIHPRTNSKTFYIAEQVSHHPPISAFYVSNRKDGFCLSGSILAKSKFYGNSLSAILDGEGRLTFLNRGEDYVMTMPYAHCKGILYGTMTLELGGIVNITCEKTGYSATIEFKLKPFLGNNDSVNQISGRIKLGKEVLAFLEGHWDSEVIISDKKTGVSETFWNPTSDIKQRRLHRYTVKLEEQDDFESEKLWQQVTKAIINKDQTEATQEKYILEEAQRKSAKERKLKDEEWTCKLFDQDSVTGEWHYKYADTRPWDPLNDMIQFEKDGTIQTKVRHRTPMVTVPKIKRKPSSLKKGECGFSSPEPDNQDSSGSEAQLMKHNTRIRKKGADLGELQSAVESIKKTQEDIKREIMALRNRVTSNSSPWDYHSLQFKHYVFIVLMVLLQLIINVLFK; encoded by the exons GTTTTGACAAAGGGAAGGACGACGCATCACAAAAAGACGATGCCGCATATTCTATGTCAAAAAGCAAG TCTGAATCCAAGCTTTTCAATGGCTCTGAGAAGGACATCTCTCAGTCTTCAAGCAAACTTACAAAAAAGGAATCTCTTAAG gttcaaaagaaaaactacagagaagaaaagaagagagCCACGAAAGAACTACTTAGCACAATCACAGACCCCTCAGTTATTGTTATGGCTGACTGGTTGAAG ATTCGTGGTACCTTGAAAAGTTGGACCAAACTGTGGTGTGTACTGAAACCTGGAGTGTTGCTTCTTTACAAAACTCCCAAAAATGACCAGTGGGTAGGAACAGTGCTGCTGAATGTTTGCGAACTCATCGAGAGGCCTTCTAAAAAAGATGGCTTTTGTTTCAAACTTTTTCATCCTTTGGAGCAGACCATATGGGCTACAAAG GGTCCTAAAGGTGAAGCAGTTGGTGCTATAACTCTGCCATTGCCCAGCAGTTACTTGATAATCCGAGCTGCTTCAGAATCGGATG GCAGGTGTTGGATGGATGCTTTGGAGCTGGCACTGAAATGTTCAAGTCTGCTTAAACGTACAATGATTAGGGAAGGCAAAGAACATGATTTGAACTCCTCAGCTGACAGTACTCATGTCTCTTTCTATGGTCTGCTCCGTGCTAACAACTTGCACAGTGGAGAAAACTTACC GTTAAATGACAGTGAAATTGAAAGGCATCACTTCAAAGATCAAGATACATACTCTGATAAGTCTGATAAGGAGAATGACCATGACCACGAGGAATCTGATAACGATGGACTGGGGAAAAGTGAGGAAAGCGACAGTGACACATCGGAGCGACAGGATGATTCTTATGTCGATCCAGAACCAATTGATATCAAGGAAACTACTTACTTAGAACAGAGTCATGAAGAACTTGGGGAG GCAGGTGAGGCTGCTCAGACAGAAGAAGtgtcagaagaaaataaaagcttgaTCTGGACACTACTGAAGCAAGTCCGGCCAGGAATGGACTTGTCCAAGGTTGTACTGCCTACATTTATTTTAGAACCTCGCTCTTTCCTGGACAAGCTCTCTGATTACTACTATCATGCAGACTTTCTGTCTGA agctgctcttgAAGAGAATGCTTATAACCGCATGAAAAAAGTAGTGAAATGGTATTTGTCAGGATTCTACAAAAAGCCAAAG GGACTAAAAAAGCCGTACAATCCTATACTTGGAGAGTTTTTCCGCTGCATGTGGATTCATCCAAGGACAAACAGCAAGACTTTCTATATTGCAGAACAG gTGTCACATCATCCTCCAATATCTGCCTTCTATGTTAGCAACCGCAAGGACGGTTTTTGCCTTAGTGGTAGCATTCTGGCCAAATCAAAATTCTATG GGAATTCATTATCTGCCATACTTGATGGAGAAGGACGGCTCACGTTTCTAAACAGGGGAGAAGACTATGTAATGACAATGCCATATGCCCATTGTAAAG gAATTCTTTATGGAACAATGACCTTAGAGCTTGGAGGAATAGTCAACATCACCTGTGAGAAAACTGGCTATAGTGCAACAATTGAATTCAAACTCAAG ccTTTTTTGGGTAACAATGACAGTGTTAACCAAATATCAGGGAGGATTAAGCTTGGCAAAGAAGTTTTGGCTTTTTTAGAGGGTCACTGG GACAGTGAAGTTATTATTAGTGACAAGAAGACAGGTGTTTCAGAGACATTCTGGAACCCAACATCTGATATAAAGCAGCGTAGATTACACAGATACACTGTGAAGCTTGAAGAGCAAGATGACTTTGAGTCAGAGAA GCTATGGCAACAAGTGACAAAAGCAATAATTAATAAAGACCAAACAGAAGCTACTCAGGAGAAATATATTCTGGAagaagctcagagaaagagtgCCAAAGAGAGGAAACTTAAGGATGAAGAATGGACATGCAAGCTGTTCGATCAGGATTCAGTCACAGGAGAATGGCACTATAAATATGCTGA TACCAGACCATGGGACCCTTTGAATGATATGATCCAGTTTGAAAAAGATGGCACAATCCAGACAAAAGTTCGACATCGGACACCAATG GTTACTGTACCAAAAATCAAACGAAAGCCATCCAGTCTGAAGAAAGGAGAGTGTGGTTTCTCATCCCCAGAGCCTGATAACCAGGATTCCTCTGGGAGTGAAG CACAACTTATGAAGCATAATAcaagaataaggaaaaaaggggcaGACCTTGGTGAACTACAGAGTGCTGTTGAGTCTATAAAGAAAACGCAGGAAGACATTAAGAG GGAGATCATGGCACTACGAAATAGAGTCACTTCCAATTCATCACCCTGGGACTACCATTCCTTGCAGTTTAAGCACTATGTCTTCATTGTACTCATGGTTCTGCTACAGCTTATCATTAATGTCTTGTTCAAATAA
- the OSBPL8 gene encoding oxysterol-binding protein-related protein 8 isoform X1, which yields MENIPVDGELDRNSHHGENGGSPGPSTVVTNSDDQPITPGKMNQHQGKEAYFTPTKELLQPCLSPGTAHSHGFDKGKDDASQKDDAAYSMSKSKSESKLFNGSEKDISQSSSKLTKKESLKVQKKNYREEKKRATKELLSTITDPSVIVMADWLKIRGTLKSWTKLWCVLKPGVLLLYKTPKNDQWVGTVLLNVCELIERPSKKDGFCFKLFHPLEQTIWATKGPKGEAVGAITLPLPSSYLIIRAASESDGRCWMDALELALKCSSLLKRTMIREGKEHDLNSSADSTHVSFYGLLRANNLHSGENLPLNDSEIERHHFKDQDTYSDKSDKENDHDHEESDNDGLGKSEESDSDTSERQDDSYVDPEPIDIKETTYLEQSHEELGEAGEAAQTEEVSEENKSLIWTLLKQVRPGMDLSKVVLPTFILEPRSFLDKLSDYYYHADFLSEAALEENAYNRMKKVVKWYLSGFYKKPKGLKKPYNPILGEFFRCMWIHPRTNSKTFYIAEQVSHHPPISAFYVSNRKDGFCLSGSILAKSKFYGNSLSAILDGEGRLTFLNRGEDYVMTMPYAHCKGILYGTMTLELGGIVNITCEKTGYSATIEFKLKPFLGNNDSVNQISGRIKLGKEVLAFLEGHWDSEVIISDKKTGVSETFWNPTSDIKQRRLHRYTVKLEEQDDFESEKLWQQVTKAIINKDQTEATQEKYILEEAQRKSAKERKLKDEEWTCKLFDQDSVTGEWHYKYADTRPWDPLNDMIQFEKDGTIQTKVRHRTPMVTVPKIKRKPSSLKKGECGFSSPEPDNQDSSGSEAQLMKHNTRIRKKGADLGELQSAVESIKKTQEDIKREIMALRNRVTSNSSPWDYHSLQFKHYVFIVLMVLLQLIINVLFK from the exons GTTTTGACAAAGGGAAGGACGACGCATCACAAAAAGACGATGCCGCATATTCTATGTCAAAAAGCAAG TCTGAATCCAAGCTTTTCAATGGCTCTGAGAAGGACATCTCTCAGTCTTCAAGCAAACTTACAAAAAAGGAATCTCTTAAG gttcaaaagaaaaactacagagaagaaaagaagagagCCACGAAAGAACTACTTAGCACAATCACAGACCCCTCAGTTATTGTTATGGCTGACTGGTTGAAG ATTCGTGGTACCTTGAAAAGTTGGACCAAACTGTGGTGTGTACTGAAACCTGGAGTGTTGCTTCTTTACAAAACTCCCAAAAATGACCAGTGGGTAGGAACAGTGCTGCTGAATGTTTGCGAACTCATCGAGAGGCCTTCTAAAAAAGATGGCTTTTGTTTCAAACTTTTTCATCCTTTGGAGCAGACCATATGGGCTACAAAG GGTCCTAAAGGTGAAGCAGTTGGTGCTATAACTCTGCCATTGCCCAGCAGTTACTTGATAATCCGAGCTGCTTCAGAATCGGATG GCAGGTGTTGGATGGATGCTTTGGAGCTGGCACTGAAATGTTCAAGTCTGCTTAAACGTACAATGATTAGGGAAGGCAAAGAACATGATTTGAACTCCTCAGCTGACAGTACTCATGTCTCTTTCTATGGTCTGCTCCGTGCTAACAACTTGCACAGTGGAGAAAACTTACC GTTAAATGACAGTGAAATTGAAAGGCATCACTTCAAAGATCAAGATACATACTCTGATAAGTCTGATAAGGAGAATGACCATGACCACGAGGAATCTGATAACGATGGACTGGGGAAAAGTGAGGAAAGCGACAGTGACACATCGGAGCGACAGGATGATTCTTATGTCGATCCAGAACCAATTGATATCAAGGAAACTACTTACTTAGAACAGAGTCATGAAGAACTTGGGGAG GCAGGTGAGGCTGCTCAGACAGAAGAAGtgtcagaagaaaataaaagcttgaTCTGGACACTACTGAAGCAAGTCCGGCCAGGAATGGACTTGTCCAAGGTTGTACTGCCTACATTTATTTTAGAACCTCGCTCTTTCCTGGACAAGCTCTCTGATTACTACTATCATGCAGACTTTCTGTCTGA agctgctcttgAAGAGAATGCTTATAACCGCATGAAAAAAGTAGTGAAATGGTATTTGTCAGGATTCTACAAAAAGCCAAAG GGACTAAAAAAGCCGTACAATCCTATACTTGGAGAGTTTTTCCGCTGCATGTGGATTCATCCAAGGACAAACAGCAAGACTTTCTATATTGCAGAACAG gTGTCACATCATCCTCCAATATCTGCCTTCTATGTTAGCAACCGCAAGGACGGTTTTTGCCTTAGTGGTAGCATTCTGGCCAAATCAAAATTCTATG GGAATTCATTATCTGCCATACTTGATGGAGAAGGACGGCTCACGTTTCTAAACAGGGGAGAAGACTATGTAATGACAATGCCATATGCCCATTGTAAAG gAATTCTTTATGGAACAATGACCTTAGAGCTTGGAGGAATAGTCAACATCACCTGTGAGAAAACTGGCTATAGTGCAACAATTGAATTCAAACTCAAG ccTTTTTTGGGTAACAATGACAGTGTTAACCAAATATCAGGGAGGATTAAGCTTGGCAAAGAAGTTTTGGCTTTTTTAGAGGGTCACTGG GACAGTGAAGTTATTATTAGTGACAAGAAGACAGGTGTTTCAGAGACATTCTGGAACCCAACATCTGATATAAAGCAGCGTAGATTACACAGATACACTGTGAAGCTTGAAGAGCAAGATGACTTTGAGTCAGAGAA GCTATGGCAACAAGTGACAAAAGCAATAATTAATAAAGACCAAACAGAAGCTACTCAGGAGAAATATATTCTGGAagaagctcagagaaagagtgCCAAAGAGAGGAAACTTAAGGATGAAGAATGGACATGCAAGCTGTTCGATCAGGATTCAGTCACAGGAGAATGGCACTATAAATATGCTGA TACCAGACCATGGGACCCTTTGAATGATATGATCCAGTTTGAAAAAGATGGCACAATCCAGACAAAAGTTCGACATCGGACACCAATG GTTACTGTACCAAAAATCAAACGAAAGCCATCCAGTCTGAAGAAAGGAGAGTGTGGTTTCTCATCCCCAGAGCCTGATAACCAGGATTCCTCTGGGAGTGAAG CACAACTTATGAAGCATAATAcaagaataaggaaaaaaggggcaGACCTTGGTGAACTACAGAGTGCTGTTGAGTCTATAAAGAAAACGCAGGAAGACATTAAGAG GGAGATCATGGCACTACGAAATAGAGTCACTTCCAATTCATCACCCTGGGACTACCATTCCTTGCAGTTTAAGCACTATGTCTTCATTGTACTCATGGTTCTGCTACAGCTTATCATTAATGTCTTGTTCAAATAA
- the OSBPL8 gene encoding oxysterol-binding protein-related protein 8 isoform X2: MENIPVDGELDRNSHHGENGGSPGPSMVTNSDDQPITPGKMNQHQGKEAYFTPTKELLQPCLSPGTAHSHGFDKGKDDASQKDDAAYSMSKSKSESKLFNGSEKDISQSSSKLTKKESLKVQKKNYREEKKRATKELLSTITDPSVIVMADWLKIRGTLKSWTKLWCVLKPGVLLLYKTPKNDQWVGTVLLNVCELIERPSKKDGFCFKLFHPLEQTIWATKGPKGEAVGAITLPLPSSYLIIRAASESDGRCWMDALELALKCSSLLKRTMIREGKEHDLNSSADSTHVSFYGLLRANNLHSGENLPLNDSEIERHHFKDQDTYSDKSDKENDHDHEESDNDGLGKSEESDSDTSERQDDSYVDPEPIDIKETTYLEQSHEELGEAGEAAQTEEVSEENKSLIWTLLKQVRPGMDLSKVVLPTFILEPRSFLDKLSDYYYHADFLSEAALEENAYNRMKKVVKWYLSGFYKKPKGLKKPYNPILGEFFRCMWIHPRTNSKTFYIAEQVSHHPPISAFYVSNRKDGFCLSGSILAKSKFYGNSLSAILDGEGRLTFLNRGEDYVMTMPYAHCKGILYGTMTLELGGIVNITCEKTGYSATIEFKLKPFLGNNDSVNQISGRIKLGKEVLAFLEGHWDSEVIISDKKTGVSETFWNPTSDIKQRRLHRYTVKLEEQDDFESEKLWQQVTKAIINKDQTEATQEKYILEEAQRKSAKERKLKDEEWTCKLFDQDSVTGEWHYKYADTRPWDPLNDMIQFEKDGTIQTKVRHRTPMVTVPKIKRKPSSLKKGECGFSSPEPDNQDSSGSEAQLMKHNTRIRKKGADLGELQSAVESIKKTQEDIKREIMALRNRVTSNSSPWDYHSLQFKHYVFIVLMVLLQLIINVLFK; encoded by the exons GTTTTGACAAAGGGAAGGACGACGCATCACAAAAAGACGATGCCGCATATTCTATGTCAAAAAGCAAG TCTGAATCCAAGCTTTTCAATGGCTCTGAGAAGGACATCTCTCAGTCTTCAAGCAAACTTACAAAAAAGGAATCTCTTAAG gttcaaaagaaaaactacagagaagaaaagaagagagCCACGAAAGAACTACTTAGCACAATCACAGACCCCTCAGTTATTGTTATGGCTGACTGGTTGAAG ATTCGTGGTACCTTGAAAAGTTGGACCAAACTGTGGTGTGTACTGAAACCTGGAGTGTTGCTTCTTTACAAAACTCCCAAAAATGACCAGTGGGTAGGAACAGTGCTGCTGAATGTTTGCGAACTCATCGAGAGGCCTTCTAAAAAAGATGGCTTTTGTTTCAAACTTTTTCATCCTTTGGAGCAGACCATATGGGCTACAAAG GGTCCTAAAGGTGAAGCAGTTGGTGCTATAACTCTGCCATTGCCCAGCAGTTACTTGATAATCCGAGCTGCTTCAGAATCGGATG GCAGGTGTTGGATGGATGCTTTGGAGCTGGCACTGAAATGTTCAAGTCTGCTTAAACGTACAATGATTAGGGAAGGCAAAGAACATGATTTGAACTCCTCAGCTGACAGTACTCATGTCTCTTTCTATGGTCTGCTCCGTGCTAACAACTTGCACAGTGGAGAAAACTTACC GTTAAATGACAGTGAAATTGAAAGGCATCACTTCAAAGATCAAGATACATACTCTGATAAGTCTGATAAGGAGAATGACCATGACCACGAGGAATCTGATAACGATGGACTGGGGAAAAGTGAGGAAAGCGACAGTGACACATCGGAGCGACAGGATGATTCTTATGTCGATCCAGAACCAATTGATATCAAGGAAACTACTTACTTAGAACAGAGTCATGAAGAACTTGGGGAG GCAGGTGAGGCTGCTCAGACAGAAGAAGtgtcagaagaaaataaaagcttgaTCTGGACACTACTGAAGCAAGTCCGGCCAGGAATGGACTTGTCCAAGGTTGTACTGCCTACATTTATTTTAGAACCTCGCTCTTTCCTGGACAAGCTCTCTGATTACTACTATCATGCAGACTTTCTGTCTGA agctgctcttgAAGAGAATGCTTATAACCGCATGAAAAAAGTAGTGAAATGGTATTTGTCAGGATTCTACAAAAAGCCAAAG GGACTAAAAAAGCCGTACAATCCTATACTTGGAGAGTTTTTCCGCTGCATGTGGATTCATCCAAGGACAAACAGCAAGACTTTCTATATTGCAGAACAG gTGTCACATCATCCTCCAATATCTGCCTTCTATGTTAGCAACCGCAAGGACGGTTTTTGCCTTAGTGGTAGCATTCTGGCCAAATCAAAATTCTATG GGAATTCATTATCTGCCATACTTGATGGAGAAGGACGGCTCACGTTTCTAAACAGGGGAGAAGACTATGTAATGACAATGCCATATGCCCATTGTAAAG gAATTCTTTATGGAACAATGACCTTAGAGCTTGGAGGAATAGTCAACATCACCTGTGAGAAAACTGGCTATAGTGCAACAATTGAATTCAAACTCAAG ccTTTTTTGGGTAACAATGACAGTGTTAACCAAATATCAGGGAGGATTAAGCTTGGCAAAGAAGTTTTGGCTTTTTTAGAGGGTCACTGG GACAGTGAAGTTATTATTAGTGACAAGAAGACAGGTGTTTCAGAGACATTCTGGAACCCAACATCTGATATAAAGCAGCGTAGATTACACAGATACACTGTGAAGCTTGAAGAGCAAGATGACTTTGAGTCAGAGAA GCTATGGCAACAAGTGACAAAAGCAATAATTAATAAAGACCAAACAGAAGCTACTCAGGAGAAATATATTCTGGAagaagctcagagaaagagtgCCAAAGAGAGGAAACTTAAGGATGAAGAATGGACATGCAAGCTGTTCGATCAGGATTCAGTCACAGGAGAATGGCACTATAAATATGCTGA TACCAGACCATGGGACCCTTTGAATGATATGATCCAGTTTGAAAAAGATGGCACAATCCAGACAAAAGTTCGACATCGGACACCAATG GTTACTGTACCAAAAATCAAACGAAAGCCATCCAGTCTGAAGAAAGGAGAGTGTGGTTTCTCATCCCCAGAGCCTGATAACCAGGATTCCTCTGGGAGTGAAG CACAACTTATGAAGCATAATAcaagaataaggaaaaaaggggcaGACCTTGGTGAACTACAGAGTGCTGTTGAGTCTATAAAGAAAACGCAGGAAGACATTAAGAG GGAGATCATGGCACTACGAAATAGAGTCACTTCCAATTCATCACCCTGGGACTACCATTCCTTGCAGTTTAAGCACTATGTCTTCATTGTACTCATGGTTCTGCTACAGCTTATCATTAATGTCTTGTTCAAATAA